The following proteins are co-located in the Helicobacter acinonychis genome:
- a CDS encoding rod shape-determining protein, which produces MIFSKLIGLFSHDIAIDLGTANTIVLVKGQGIIINEPSIVAVRMGLFDSKAYDILAVGSEAKEMLGKTPKSIRAIRPMKDGVIADYDITAKMMRYFIEKAHKRKTWIRPRIMVCVPYGLTSVERNAVKESALSVGAREVFLIEEPMAAAIGAGLPVKEPQGSLIVDIGGGTTEIGVISLGGLVISKSIRVAGDKLDQSIVEYIRKKFNLLIGERTGEEIKIEIGCAVKLDPPLTMEVSGRDQVSGLLHTIELSSDDVFEAIKDQVREISSALRSVLEEVKPDLAKDIVQNGVVLTGGGALIKGLDKYLSDMVKLPVYVGEEPLLAVAKGTGEAIQDLDLLSRVGFSE; this is translated from the coding sequence ATGATTTTTAGCAAATTAATTGGTCTGTTTTCGCATGATATTGCCATAGATTTAGGCACGGCTAACACGATCGTGTTAGTCAAAGGGCAGGGCATTATTATCAATGAGCCTTCTATTGTAGCGGTGCGCATGGGATTGTTTGATTCTAAGGCTTATGATATTTTAGCAGTGGGGAGCGAGGCTAAAGAAATGTTAGGTAAAACCCCTAAAAGCATCAGAGCGATTCGCCCCATGAAAGATGGCGTGATTGCTGATTATGACATTACCGCTAAAATGATGCGCTATTTTATTGAAAAAGCGCACAAACGAAAAACATGGATTCGTCCGCGCATCATGGTGTGCGTGCCTTATGGATTGACGAGTGTAGAAAGGAATGCGGTCAAGGAGAGCGCTTTGAGCGTTGGGGCTAGAGAAGTCTTTTTGATTGAAGAGCCTATGGCAGCTGCGATTGGGGCAGGCTTGCCGGTGAAAGAGCCGCAAGGGAGTTTGATTGTAGATATTGGCGGTGGCACGACTGAAATTGGCGTGATTAGTTTAGGAGGGTTAGTCATCTCTAAAAGCATTAGAGTGGCTGGGGATAAGCTGGATCAAAGCATCGTGGAATATATCCGTAAAAAATTCAATTTATTGATAGGTGAGCGCACCGGCGAAGAGATTAAGATTGAAATCGGTTGTGCGGTCAAACTAGACCCACCACTCACTATGGAAGTGTCAGGGAGGGATCAAGTGAGTGGGTTGTTGCACACGATTGAATTGAGCTCTGATGATGTGTTTGAAGCCATTAAAGATCAGGTGAGAGAAATCTCTAGCGCTTTAAGGAGTGTGCTTGAAGAAGTGAAGCCGGATTTGGCTAAAGACATTGTGCAAAATGGCGTGGTGCTTACCGGCGGTGGGGCTTTGATTAAAGGTTTAGACAAGTATTTAAGCGATATGGTTAAACTTCCTGTATATGTGGGCGAAGAGCCTTTGTTGGCGGTAGCTAAAGGCACGGGAGAAGCTATACAAGATTTGGATTTACTCAGCCGTGTGGGTTTTAGTGAATAA